In the genome of Terriglobales bacterium, one region contains:
- a CDS encoding ROK family protein, translating to MRRLNFTNTQVASSETARDINRGVVLNLIRRRQPISRADLARVSGLQRSTVSLITEQLIKEKWVVYGPMGRLPRGRRPTFLRLNDRRAIIVADLRPNQTTVAVADVNGRFLSQEAIPTYGHPAKTVVRLISSIQNQMSAHSDLMFEGIGLSAPGRVDENTHKIVFAPNLKWPEYDLKTPIEEATGMQVDLDNAANACVLAEVWFGHAEKLRDLVVVTVAEGVGTGVFMNGHLARGMNGMAGEFGHIPLDPDGPMCACGARGCWEMYASNRAALRYYHESGASNDGPDFQDLLTLAEADDPLALKALDKMAHAVGRGMRTIIAALSPEEIVVVGEFTRLWQRFGPIIEAELASAVLAGKPPRVRPAADSRMARLRGTVALVLQQHFGAFSRADTPSEGTGSKTLRTRAKASG from the coding sequence ATGCGGCGCTTAAATTTTACTAACACGCAGGTTGCATCCAGCGAAACCGCAAGGGACATCAACCGTGGCGTTGTTTTAAACCTTATCCGTCGTCGTCAGCCAATCTCTCGAGCCGACCTCGCTCGCGTCTCAGGCCTGCAGCGCAGCACGGTATCGCTCATCACCGAACAACTGATCAAGGAGAAGTGGGTCGTCTACGGTCCGATGGGAAGGCTCCCGCGCGGCCGGCGTCCCACGTTCCTCCGTCTCAATGATCGTCGAGCGATTATCGTCGCCGACCTTCGTCCCAATCAGACCACAGTCGCTGTGGCTGATGTAAACGGACGCTTTCTCTCGCAGGAAGCCATTCCCACTTACGGGCATCCGGCGAAAACGGTCGTTCGTTTGATTTCCTCGATCCAGAATCAGATGAGCGCGCATTCAGACTTGATGTTCGAAGGCATTGGATTGAGCGCCCCGGGACGCGTCGATGAGAACACGCACAAGATCGTCTTTGCCCCAAACCTGAAGTGGCCGGAGTACGACCTCAAAACTCCGATCGAAGAAGCCACCGGCATGCAGGTTGACCTGGACAACGCCGCCAACGCATGCGTTCTCGCCGAGGTTTGGTTCGGCCATGCGGAGAAACTGCGCGATCTGGTTGTGGTGACGGTCGCCGAAGGCGTTGGTACAGGCGTTTTCATGAACGGACACCTGGCCCGCGGTATGAACGGAATGGCAGGCGAGTTCGGCCACATTCCTCTCGATCCGGATGGGCCTATGTGTGCTTGCGGCGCACGCGGATGCTGGGAAATGTACGCCTCGAACCGCGCTGCGCTTCGCTATTACCACGAATCTGGAGCGAGCAACGATGGCCCGGATTTCCAGGACCTGCTAACGCTGGCAGAGGCTGATGACCCGCTCGCACTGAAAGCCCTGGACAAGATGGCGCACGCGGTTGGGCGCGGCATGCGCACGATCATCGCAGCGCTTTCCCCGGAAGAGATTGTTGTCGTAGGTGAATTCACGCGGCTATGGCAGCGGTTCGGGCCGATCATTGAGGCCGAACTCGCTTCCGCCGTGTTGGCCGGTAAGCCTCCGAGAGTTAGGCCAGCGGCCGATTCGCGCATGGCGCGTCTGCGTGGAACCGTGGCTTTAGTTTTGCAGCAGCATTTCGGAGCTTTTTCACGTGCGGACACTCCGAGCGAAGGAACGGGTTCGAAAACCCTTCGAACTCGAGCCAAGGCGTCGGGATAA
- a CDS encoding alpha-glucuronidase family glycosyl hydrolase, translating to MKPTHGYSSPLYSFIKSTKLKTFCGRLAVVTILLLLAFPAFAETGKAGWLRYARLDAVSVRFYSTLPATTVLVGDTPILNNAQNEVVLGIQGMLGRTLRMVKSAPTESAIVIGTADGLKTLGFTLPASVKLSGDGYYLALGQVKGFKSLIVTGQTERGVLYGSFALLRKIAQGQKLDVLNEAQSPSAPIRWTNEWDNLDGSIERGYAGKSIFFENRKVREDLSLVSEYARLLASVGINGCNVSNVNADLHILDPDFIPQLARIADAMRPWGVQLGVAVNVSMPKQVGGLDTFDPLDPKVASWWSEKFNVVYRQIPDFGGVVVKADSEGQLGPSVYGRGPVEAANVIAKALKPHKGVVFYRAFVYNHHLDWNDMKADRARAAYDIFHPLDGKFEDNVIIQIKHGPIDFQVREPASPLFGGLEKTNQAIELQVTQEYLGQQKHTVFIVPMWKEVLDFDMRVNGRRTPVKEILSGRAFQRPIGGYVGVVNVGLDENWLGNHLAMANLYGYGRLAWNPDLTSQEIIDEWTRLTFNNEPTVVQTVSQIQLASWPVYETYTGILGLQTLTNITGAHYGPAPESQERNGWGQWIRAEKDAVGMDRTVATGTGYAGQYWPEVAKMYEKVETTPEDLILFFHHLPYTYKLKSGKTIIQTIYDSHYQGAERVRDFVAQWKTLHGKIDDGRYFDVLNQLKYQSGHAIVWRDAVNDWFRKVSGIADAKGRVGNHPNRTEAEALALTGYAAIDVTPWEGASGGGKAIACAEPNQSCTAEVKFKGKPGWYEIDVEYFDQRNGVSTYRVFVGSQLLDAWKADLHLPATKPNADSSTRRRIKGIALRPGDMIRIEGVPDGAERAALDYIEIIPETE from the coding sequence ATGAAACCTACGCATGGATACTCGTCGCCACTTTATTCCTTCATCAAATCCACAAAACTGAAAACATTCTGCGGAAGATTGGCGGTCGTCACCATTCTTCTGCTGCTCGCGTTTCCGGCTTTCGCCGAAACCGGTAAAGCAGGCTGGCTGCGCTACGCACGCTTGGATGCGGTAAGTGTTCGTTTTTACAGCACGCTGCCCGCAACCACGGTGCTGGTTGGCGACACTCCTATTCTTAACAACGCGCAGAACGAAGTCGTTCTGGGTATTCAAGGAATGCTCGGCCGAACGCTCCGGATGGTGAAGAGTGCCCCGACCGAGAGCGCGATAGTCATCGGAACGGCCGACGGTTTGAAGACGCTTGGATTCACGCTACCAGCAAGCGTGAAGCTAAGCGGAGACGGTTACTATCTGGCATTGGGACAGGTGAAGGGATTCAAGTCTCTCATCGTTACAGGCCAGACTGAGCGAGGTGTTCTCTACGGATCTTTCGCGCTGTTGAGAAAGATCGCGCAGGGTCAAAAGCTCGATGTGCTTAATGAAGCTCAGTCTCCTTCCGCGCCGATTCGCTGGACAAACGAGTGGGACAACCTCGACGGCAGCATCGAGCGTGGCTATGCCGGTAAATCCATCTTTTTCGAAAACCGTAAAGTCCGCGAAGATCTGTCGCTGGTCTCCGAATACGCGCGACTGCTGGCGTCGGTCGGTATTAACGGCTGCAACGTCAGCAATGTGAATGCGGACCTTCATATTCTCGATCCGGATTTCATCCCTCAGCTCGCCCGTATTGCCGACGCCATGCGTCCGTGGGGCGTGCAACTCGGCGTAGCCGTCAACGTCAGCATGCCGAAGCAGGTTGGCGGACTGGATACCTTCGATCCGCTGGATCCCAAGGTCGCTTCTTGGTGGAGCGAAAAATTCAATGTGGTGTACCGCCAGATCCCCGACTTCGGGGGAGTAGTCGTGAAGGCCGACTCAGAAGGTCAGCTCGGGCCGTCGGTCTATGGCCGAGGCCCAGTGGAAGCCGCTAACGTGATCGCGAAAGCTCTGAAGCCTCATAAAGGCGTCGTTTTCTATAGGGCCTTCGTCTACAACCACCACCTCGACTGGAATGACATGAAGGCAGATCGTGCGCGGGCTGCGTACGACATCTTCCATCCGCTGGACGGCAAATTTGAAGATAACGTAATCATTCAGATCAAACACGGACCAATCGATTTCCAGGTCCGTGAACCTGCATCCCCGCTCTTTGGAGGACTCGAGAAAACAAATCAGGCAATCGAACTTCAGGTCACGCAGGAATACCTCGGGCAACAGAAACACACGGTTTTCATTGTGCCGATGTGGAAGGAAGTTCTCGACTTCGACATGCGCGTAAATGGCAGGCGTACACCGGTGAAAGAAATACTTTCCGGACGTGCGTTTCAGCGTCCCATCGGAGGTTACGTTGGCGTGGTGAACGTTGGCCTTGATGAGAACTGGCTGGGCAATCATCTCGCAATGGCCAACTTGTACGGCTACGGCCGCCTTGCATGGAATCCGGACCTGACCTCACAGGAGATCATCGACGAGTGGACTCGATTGACATTCAACAATGAGCCGACAGTGGTTCAGACGGTGTCGCAGATTCAACTTGCATCATGGCCCGTATACGAAACCTACACAGGGATACTTGGCCTTCAGACTCTTACCAACATCACTGGAGCGCACTACGGACCCGCGCCGGAGTCACAAGAGCGCAATGGCTGGGGTCAGTGGATCCGTGCCGAGAAAGATGCTGTAGGCATGGACCGCACGGTTGCCACGGGTACTGGCTACGCCGGTCAATACTGGCCCGAAGTCGCAAAGATGTACGAGAAGGTTGAGACCACGCCGGAGGACCTCATCCTGTTCTTCCACCATCTCCCGTACACATACAAGTTGAAGAGCGGCAAGACGATCATTCAGACGATTTACGATTCGCATTACCAGGGTGCGGAGCGCGTCCGCGATTTCGTCGCGCAGTGGAAAACGCTCCACGGCAAAATTGACGATGGCCGCTACTTTGACGTGTTGAACCAACTGAAGTACCAATCAGGCCATGCGATCGTGTGGCGCGATGCGGTTAACGACTGGTTCAGGAAAGTCTCTGGAATAGCAGATGCTAAGGGCAGGGTGGGTAATCATCCGAATCGGACCGAAGCTGAAGCACTCGCGTTGACAGGTTATGCGGCGATCGATGTCACCCCCTGGGAGGGTGCGTCGGGTGGCGGAAAGGCGATTGCCTGCGCTGAACCCAACCAGTCCTGCACTGCCGAAGTGAAGTTCAAGGGCAAGCCGGGATGGTACGAGATCGATGTCGAGTACTTCGATCAACGTAACGGTGTGTCCACCTACCGTGTGTTTGTTGGCAGCCAGTTACTCGACGCTTGGAAGGCGGATCTGCATCTGCCCGCAACAAAGCCAAATGCCGATTCGTCTACACGCCGTCGCATTAAAGGAATCGCCCTTCGACCGGGAGACATGATCCGCATTGAGGGCGTTCCCGATGGCGCTGAACGCGCTGCTTTGGACTACATCGAAATCATTCCGGAAACTGAATAG
- a CDS encoding TonB-dependent receptor: MWKQTPVEKFEGRTKALKALTSCLLVLLLIGVFAAVGQAQVLYGSLTGNVTDASGAAVPGAKVEALNVNTGITRDTTTDQSGIYRLTSLQPGTYKVTVTAPKFAGNVTENVRVVVNNITRVDAALKVASQQSEVTVTTEAPLLQTDKADVHTDLSAQQITSLPTMSSQGRNFQSLLRIIPGVGLTAETNSISGNPQRAINANVNGQSNQSVNTRIDGAQNLYPWLPANVAYVPPADAIETVNVSTNSFDAEQGMAGGAAVNVQIKSGTNEYHGSGHWFHTDQNFAARNYFNTDPVRFPKKNRNNQNQFGGTFGGPVVKNKLFFFTDWERTTQRNLAGPANRILPIAQMVQGDFRGLGVNIYDPRTGDATGLNRQIISCNGVQNVICPADFDQAAAKMIGLMGPNYANIFSNSISANNFTASGTAKFNRDNFDAKVNYVPSDKSTLFGRYSFSKILVFDPPIFGDAGGDAANGGQLGDSTGLIQSVGLGGTYTFTPTVLFDWNAGFTRQRLGAGFDLTTDRGVSELGIPGTNGVGFPGDPTLYNGLPAFTFNASSGSNLASMGNTNTGNPFTFRDNQYVWGTNLSWIRGKHSFRGGVEYNHAQINHFQPQGGTFQTPRGTFQFNGTATSLLTVDPADATKRIVVGGTPANTWADFLLGLPSATGKAGALFNPTSLRWSQWAWYLRDQWQVFPNLTLTLGVRWEYYPFGYSDNDKGLRWFNQDDGNVYIGGYGNVPKNDGIDVGNGQFLPRIGLAYRVTDKTVIRAGYGMSADPNNWRYFRNAYPAALLANNTQPSSTVLQPIASLSCTAFGHTAAGGGVGNCNVLGVYNIDTGLKNIALPNISTGVIPLPTNAGTTTIPNPFRRGYINSFNFMIQQEFKGFVLETGYVGARAIRPLVNMNLNASPIGTGQAGGMINARLRAKGVTCSPNASCNYGNIGGLVPFKNNYYDSLQTKLTRRFTGGSTAGFVWTWSKAIDYQGNEELSGLRNPYPDYWESNRAPADFDRTHNFKVYGVLLSPFGKGQQFMQEGWGGKVLGGWQLNPVVTYLTGTPFSVFANGNTLNAQGAQQYADLVGTYQTTDGKPVRAGQSCPAGMLSCSYFDPSAFAAPANGRFGNTRRNQFRGPGYFELDLALVREFRLTERFNLQLRAEAFSLTNTPHFANPNSTCPNATAGGACASGTFGQITGTASPGGFFGPDPGARTIWLAGKLTF, translated from the coding sequence ATGTGGAAACAAACTCCGGTCGAAAAGTTCGAAGGGCGAACAAAAGCTCTGAAAGCTCTGACCTCCTGTTTACTTGTCTTGCTATTGATAGGCGTCTTTGCCGCCGTCGGTCAGGCGCAGGTCCTGTACGGATCGTTGACGGGCAACGTCACCGATGCTTCGGGAGCTGCGGTCCCTGGCGCGAAAGTGGAAGCGCTCAACGTCAACACCGGAATTACCCGTGACACGACGACAGACCAAAGCGGCATTTACCGTCTAACGTCGCTGCAGCCCGGTACGTACAAAGTCACTGTTACGGCGCCAAAGTTCGCGGGCAACGTAACCGAAAACGTACGGGTCGTGGTTAACAACATAACCCGTGTGGATGCAGCCCTGAAGGTTGCGTCGCAGCAGTCGGAAGTTACGGTAACCACCGAAGCCCCGCTGCTCCAGACCGACAAGGCCGATGTTCACACCGACCTTTCGGCACAGCAGATCACCAGTCTGCCCACCATGTCGTCGCAGGGACGCAACTTCCAATCTTTGCTGCGCATTATCCCCGGCGTCGGATTGACGGCGGAAACCAACTCGATTTCCGGTAACCCGCAGCGCGCTATCAACGCGAACGTAAACGGTCAGTCCAACCAGTCGGTAAACACTCGTATTGACGGCGCCCAGAACCTGTATCCCTGGCTGCCCGCCAACGTCGCTTATGTGCCACCGGCCGACGCGATTGAAACCGTGAACGTTTCGACGAACTCGTTCGACGCCGAGCAGGGCATGGCAGGTGGCGCGGCCGTCAACGTTCAGATCAAGTCCGGAACCAACGAGTACCATGGCAGCGGCCACTGGTTCCACACCGATCAGAACTTCGCAGCTCGCAACTACTTCAACACTGATCCTGTGCGGTTCCCCAAGAAGAATCGGAACAATCAGAATCAGTTTGGCGGAACCTTCGGCGGCCCGGTCGTTAAGAACAAGTTGTTCTTCTTCACCGATTGGGAGCGCACGACCCAGCGCAACCTTGCTGGCCCCGCAAACCGCATTCTGCCGATCGCGCAGATGGTTCAGGGTGACTTCCGCGGCTTGGGTGTGAATATTTACGATCCCCGAACCGGCGATGCCACTGGCCTCAACCGGCAGATCATCTCATGCAACGGTGTGCAGAACGTTATCTGCCCCGCTGACTTCGATCAGGCTGCTGCCAAGATGATCGGCTTGATGGGACCGAACTACGCCAACATCTTCTCCAACTCCATTTCCGCGAACAACTTCACGGCGAGCGGTACAGCCAAATTCAACCGCGACAATTTCGACGCCAAGGTCAACTATGTTCCGAGCGACAAGTCTACTTTGTTCGGTCGGTACAGCTTCTCGAAGATCCTCGTATTCGATCCACCGATCTTTGGAGACGCTGGCGGTGATGCTGCCAACGGTGGACAGCTTGGCGATTCGACCGGCTTGATTCAGAGTGTCGGCCTGGGTGGCACGTACACCTTTACGCCGACGGTTCTGTTCGACTGGAACGCCGGGTTCACGCGCCAACGGCTCGGAGCTGGGTTTGACCTTACCACTGACAGAGGAGTCAGCGAGTTGGGTATTCCCGGCACCAACGGTGTAGGATTCCCCGGCGATCCCACTCTGTACAACGGTCTCCCGGCTTTCACCTTTAACGCAAGCAGTGGTTCGAACCTTGCAAGCATGGGAAACACCAACACCGGCAACCCGTTTACCTTCCGCGATAACCAGTACGTGTGGGGAACGAACCTTAGCTGGATTAGAGGCAAACACTCCTTCCGCGGCGGTGTGGAGTACAACCACGCGCAGATCAACCACTTCCAGCCGCAGGGCGGAACATTCCAGACGCCACGCGGAACATTCCAATTCAACGGCACCGCAACCTCTCTGCTTACCGTTGATCCCGCGGATGCAACCAAGCGGATCGTGGTCGGCGGAACGCCTGCCAATACCTGGGCCGATTTTCTGCTCGGCCTGCCCAGTGCAACCGGCAAGGCGGGAGCACTCTTCAATCCAACCTCGTTGCGCTGGTCTCAGTGGGCTTGGTACCTGCGTGATCAATGGCAGGTATTTCCAAACCTAACCCTGACTCTCGGTGTCCGCTGGGAGTACTATCCGTTCGGTTACAGCGATAACGACAAGGGTCTTCGCTGGTTCAATCAGGACGATGGCAACGTCTATATCGGCGGATACGGCAACGTTCCTAAGAACGATGGCATTGACGTTGGTAACGGACAATTCCTGCCGCGTATCGGCTTGGCCTATCGTGTCACTGACAAGACAGTCATTCGCGCCGGCTATGGTATGAGTGCCGACCCGAACAACTGGCGCTATTTCCGCAATGCCTATCCGGCGGCTCTGCTGGCAAATAATACGCAGCCGAGCTCAACGGTTCTTCAGCCTATAGCAAGTCTCTCCTGCACCGCATTTGGCCATACGGCCGCCGGCGGTGGCGTGGGCAACTGCAATGTTCTGGGCGTGTACAACATCGACACCGGCCTTAAGAACATTGCGCTTCCTAATATCAGCACAGGCGTTATTCCACTTCCCACCAACGCGGGCACCACAACCATTCCGAACCCATTCCGCCGCGGCTACATCAATTCCTTCAACTTCATGATCCAACAGGAGTTCAAGGGATTTGTGCTCGAGACGGGCTACGTCGGAGCGCGTGCGATCCGTCCGCTGGTGAACATGAACCTGAATGCTTCACCCATCGGGACAGGTCAAGCTGGCGGTATGATCAACGCGAGACTGAGAGCGAAAGGCGTAACCTGCTCTCCTAACGCGTCCTGCAACTACGGCAACATCGGCGGACTCGTTCCGTTCAAGAACAACTACTACGACTCCCTACAGACGAAGTTGACGCGTCGCTTTACCGGTGGTTCGACGGCTGGCTTCGTGTGGACGTGGTCTAAGGCGATCGATTACCAGGGCAACGAAGAGCTTTCCGGTTTGAGAAACCCCTATCCGGATTACTGGGAATCGAATCGCGCACCGGCTGATTTCGATCGTACCCACAACTTCAAGGTCTATGGCGTCCTGCTCTCGCCGTTTGGCAAGGGACAGCAGTTCATGCAGGAAGGCTGGGGAGGAAAGGTCCTGGGTGGATGGCAGTTGAACCCAGTGGTCACCTACCTGACCGGAACGCCATTCTCAGTCTTTGCGAATGGTAATACGTTGAACGCCCAGGGCGCGCAGCAGTACGCGGATCTGGTGGGTACTTACCAAACCACGGATGGCAAGCCAGTGCGTGCAGGCCAGTCTTGTCCGGCTGGTATGTTGTCGTGCAGCTATTTCGACCCGAGCGCGTTTGCGGCTCCCGCAAATGGTCGGTTCGGAAATACTCGGCGCAATCAGTTCCGCGGCCCCGGATATTTCGAACTTGACCTGGCTTTGGTCCGTGAGTTCAGGCTAACCGAGCGGTTCAACCTGCAACTCAGGGCGGAAGCCTTCAGCCTCACGAATACGCCGCACTTTGCCAACCCGAACTCCACTTGCCCGAATGCGACCGCTGGTGGCGCCTGCGCCTCCGGTACGTTCGGTCAGATCACAGGTACCGCGTCTCCGGGCGGCTTCTTCGGTCCGGACCCCGGTGCCCGTACCATTTGGTTAGCCGGCAAGCTGACCTTCTAA
- a CDS encoding sodium:solute symporter family protein yields MILAMFAQPSRLVYLAPVDIIIIVFYFALVLAIGFYLKGRAKTGDDFFMAGREMTAWIAGLSFLSANLGSLELMGWAAAAYQYGILAAHWYWIGAIPAMLFLALVMMPFYYISKTHSVPGYLKLRFGEPARALSAISFAFMTVLMSGINMYSMALVMKVVLGWDIHFSIWVSSITVAVYVALGGLRSAIFNEVLQFILIWAGALLIPILGLVETGSWANLWARISQNASSEYTHLWSTLGDFNNNPMGINWVGIVFGLCCVISMGYWTTDFLVVQRVLTAKDLRAAKMAPIIGAAFKMMVPFIVILPGLLGLALLPVKLVGETEAIATAGHSYNEVLPLMLARYCGPGLLGLGITALIAGFMSGMAGNVSAFTTVWTYDIYGAMINKNASDKHYVSMGRWCTVIGVLISVGTAYLVMQFASIMDYVQALFSFFIAPLFGTVLLGMLWKRATAMGGFLGLLAGTLSSIGMWAWVTADPSALRYIALSSAAKPMAENMFRALWCWIICVVVTIVVSYMTKPKPESELVGLVYGATPIPHETDVPLIHRPAFWAAVVGIVFVILNIIFW; encoded by the coding sequence TTGATCCTCGCCATGTTTGCGCAGCCTAGCCGGCTGGTTTACCTCGCGCCGGTAGACATCATCATCATTGTTTTCTATTTCGCCCTTGTGCTGGCGATTGGCTTTTATCTGAAAGGTCGTGCCAAAACCGGCGATGACTTCTTCATGGCCGGACGCGAGATGACGGCCTGGATCGCAGGTCTCAGTTTCCTCTCTGCCAATCTGGGATCGCTGGAATTGATGGGGTGGGCTGCCGCAGCCTATCAGTACGGTATTCTTGCTGCCCACTGGTACTGGATCGGCGCCATCCCGGCGATGTTGTTCCTCGCCTTGGTGATGATGCCGTTCTATTACATCTCAAAGACGCACTCGGTTCCCGGATATCTGAAGCTCCGTTTTGGCGAGCCGGCACGTGCGTTGTCGGCCATTTCATTTGCATTCATGACCGTGCTCATGAGCGGGATCAATATGTACTCGATGGCGCTTGTGATGAAGGTGGTCCTGGGCTGGGACATCCATTTCTCAATCTGGGTTTCATCCATCACCGTGGCCGTATACGTCGCCCTCGGTGGCTTGCGCTCCGCGATCTTCAATGAAGTGCTTCAGTTCATCCTGATCTGGGCGGGTGCCCTCCTAATCCCGATCCTCGGTCTGGTCGAAACGGGAAGTTGGGCCAACCTGTGGGCGCGGATTTCTCAGAATGCTTCCTCTGAGTACACGCACCTTTGGTCCACGCTCGGTGACTTCAACAACAATCCAATGGGGATCAACTGGGTTGGCATTGTATTCGGGTTGTGTTGCGTTATCTCCATGGGTTATTGGACGACCGACTTCCTTGTTGTCCAACGCGTGCTGACCGCAAAAGACCTGCGTGCGGCGAAGATGGCTCCCATCATTGGTGCGGCATTCAAGATGATGGTGCCGTTCATCGTCATCCTGCCTGGACTGCTCGGATTGGCGTTGCTGCCGGTAAAGTTGGTTGGCGAAACGGAAGCGATCGCCACCGCAGGACACAGCTACAACGAAGTCTTGCCTCTCATGCTCGCACGGTACTGTGGCCCAGGGCTTCTCGGTCTCGGTATTACCGCGCTGATCGCGGGATTTATGTCGGGCATGGCGGGGAACGTCAGCGCATTCACCACGGTTTGGACCTATGACATCTATGGCGCCATGATCAACAAGAACGCCAGCGATAAGCACTACGTTTCCATGGGGCGCTGGTGCACGGTCATCGGTGTATTGATCAGCGTGGGAACGGCGTATCTGGTGATGCAGTTCGCCAGCATCATGGATTACGTGCAGGCGTTGTTCAGCTTCTTCATTGCCCCGCTGTTCGGTACCGTGTTGCTGGGTATGCTGTGGAAACGGGCTACTGCAATGGGCGGCTTCCTGGGCCTGCTGGCCGGGACCTTGTCCTCGATTGGCATGTGGGCGTGGGTAACGGCGGATCCGAGCGCTCTGCGTTACATCGCGCTCTCCAGCGCAGCCAAGCCAATGGCGGAGAATATGTTCCGAGCCCTGTGGTGCTGGATCATCTGCGTCGTCGTAACGATCGTCGTAAGTTACATGACGAAACCGAAACCGGAATCAGAGTTGGTCGGCTTGGTTTACGGCGCCACTCCGATTCCGCACGAAACAGACGTTCCGCTCATCCATCGTCCAGCGTTTTGGGCGGCGGTTGTGGGAATCGTGTTCGTCATTCTCAATATCATCTTCTGGTAG
- a CDS encoding DUF5597 domain-containing protein has protein sequence MNTKHVVIALLLTLLMSPNAVRAQNSDIPRLEKRGATTHLIVEGKPFLVLGGELWNSSSSSVDYMKPIWPKLAAMNLNTVLTPVSWELIEPTEGKFDFTIIDGLISDARANKLRLVFLWFGTWKNTYSSYVPEWVKRDVKRFPRVQRRDGQLTERITPFSDNARQADARAFAALMRHIKEVDTARTVIMVQVENEVGVIPDSRDFSDIANQAFAGAVPQELVAMIRKNIDTIQPELRDAWVTAGRKTSGSWPEVFGKVPITDDFFMTWQYAKYIEAVASAGKAEYPLPLFVNAALIRPNYQPGQYNSGGPLPHSLDIWKLVAPHVDLLTPDIYFEEFVHWASRYATPNNALFIPEAIGGPTGAANAFYAFGQLKAFGFVPYAIDTDPSTAASRPSAENLRSGAEKRPEQTIKQSYAILSKLAPLILEKQASGEIAAMVLEGEAQRFGRFSLGNYLFTVNRAGGPNASRDDRVSVMALQLGPDEYVFAGSGNIGVTFNPLTAGPPIAGIASVDEEVLTSNGWQKQRRLNGDENGQGTVLRMNAETDRTCYYRVRLYRY, from the coding sequence ATGAACACTAAGCATGTGGTGATCGCACTTCTACTAACGCTTCTTATGTCGCCCAATGCAGTTCGGGCCCAGAACTCCGATATTCCGCGCCTCGAAAAACGCGGAGCCACGACCCATTTGATTGTGGAAGGCAAGCCCTTCCTGGTTTTGGGCGGGGAGTTATGGAATTCCAGTTCGTCGAGTGTCGACTACATGAAGCCGATCTGGCCGAAGTTGGCCGCCATGAACTTGAACACCGTGCTTACACCGGTGTCCTGGGAACTGATCGAGCCAACCGAAGGCAAGTTCGACTTCACCATCATTGATGGACTGATCTCCGATGCTCGAGCGAATAAGCTTCGGCTGGTCTTCCTTTGGTTTGGAACATGGAAGAATACGTATTCGAGCTACGTTCCGGAATGGGTGAAGCGTGACGTTAAGCGATTCCCCCGGGTCCAGCGCCGCGATGGCCAACTCACGGAACGAATCACGCCGTTCAGCGACAACGCCCGTCAGGCGGATGCTCGCGCGTTCGCCGCTCTAATGCGCCACATTAAGGAAGTCGATACTGCACGCACTGTGATCATGGTCCAGGTGGAGAACGAAGTCGGAGTCATCCCAGATTCCCGCGACTTCTCGGACATTGCGAACCAGGCATTCGCTGGTGCAGTTCCGCAGGAACTGGTAGCCATGATTCGCAAGAACATCGATACGATCCAACCGGAGCTTCGTGATGCGTGGGTGACTGCCGGCAGGAAAACCTCTGGCTCGTGGCCGGAGGTCTTCGGCAAAGTTCCGATTACCGATGACTTCTTCATGACCTGGCAGTACGCGAAGTACATCGAAGCTGTTGCCTCTGCGGGAAAGGCTGAATATCCGCTCCCGCTATTCGTAAATGCTGCATTGATCCGGCCGAATTATCAGCCAGGACAGTACAACAGCGGTGGTCCGCTTCCGCATTCGTTGGACATTTGGAAGCTGGTTGCTCCGCACGTGGATCTGCTGACGCCTGACATTTACTTCGAAGAATTCGTTCATTGGGCGTCCCGATATGCCACTCCCAACAATGCGCTGTTCATTCCCGAAGCAATTGGCGGACCCACCGGTGCAGCGAACGCCTTCTATGCATTCGGTCAGTTGAAGGCATTCGGATTTGTACCCTATGCGATCGATACGGATCCATCGACGGCGGCTTCCAGGCCATCTGCTGAGAACCTGCGCTCCGGAGCAGAGAAGCGGCCGGAACAGACGATCAAGCAGAGTTACGCCATTCTTTCGAAGTTAGCTCCGCTGATTCTCGAAAAGCAGGCGAGCGGCGAAATCGCTGCCATGGTTCTTGAGGGCGAGGCGCAACGTTTTGGAAGGTTCTCGTTGGGGAACTATCTTTTCACCGTGAACCGCGCGGGGGGACCGAACGCATCGCGCGACGACCGCGTTTCCGTGATGGCATTGCAACTCGGCCCTGATGAATACGTCTTCGCCGGCTCCGGTAACATCGGCGTTACGTTTAATCCGCTAACAGCAGGACCGCCTATTGCAGGTATCGCCAGCGTTGATGAAGAGGTGCTGACGAGCAACGGGTGGCAAAAGCAACGCCGGTTGAATGGGGACGAGAATGGGCAGGGAACTGTCCTGCGGATGAACGCCGAAACCGACCGAACTTGCTACTACCGGGTGCGCTTGTACCGGTATTAA